A genomic window from Panthera tigris isolate Pti1 chromosome B4, P.tigris_Pti1_mat1.1, whole genome shotgun sequence includes:
- the GLT8D2 gene encoding glycosyltransferase 8 domain-containing protein 2 isoform X1 encodes MVGSLFHTMPSSPRSVEDNLNWFYYEFPSCSKTVVVMFPDDDSEAPEEMEDEIPVVICAAAGRMGAAMAAINSIYSNTDANILFYVVGLRNTLSRIRKWIEHSKLREINFKIVEFNPIVLKGKVRPDSSRPELLQPLNFVRFYLPLLIHQHEKVIYLDDDVIVQGDIQELYDTTLALGHAAAFSDDCDLPSAQDMNRFVGLQNTYMGYLDYRKKTIKDLGISPSTCSFNPGVIVANMTEWKHQRITKQLEKWMQKNVEENLYSSSLGGGVATSPMLIVFHGKYSTINPLWHIRHLGWNPDTRYSEHFLQEAKLLHWNGRHKPWDFPSVHNDLWESWFVPDPAGIFKLNHHSS; translated from the exons ATGGTTGGCAGTCTCTTCCACACTATGCCGTCTTCCCCCAGGAGTGTGGAAGACAATTTGAACTGGTTCTACTATGAATTTCCTTCATGTTCTAAGACAGTGGTTGTGATGTTTCCAGACGATGACTCTGAGGCTCCTGAGGAAATGGAGGATGAGATTCCTGTGGTGATTTGTGCTGCTGCAGGGAGAATGGGTGCCGCCATGGCTGCCATCAATAGCATCTACAGCAACACCGATGCCAACATTCTGTTCTATGTCGTTGGACTCCGGAACACTCTGTCTCGAATCCG AAAATGGATTGAACATTCTAAactaagagaaataaactttaaaatcgtGGAATTCAACCCGATAGTCCTCAAGGGGAAGGTCAGACCGGACTCATCAAGGCCAGAATTGCTCCAGCCT CTGAACTTTGTCCGCTTTTATCTCCCTCTGCTTATCCATCAACATGAGAAAGTCATCTATTTGGACGATGACGTAATCGTACAAG GTGACATCCAGGAACTCTATGACACCACTTTGGCCCTGGGCCACGCGGCAGCTTTTTCGGATGACTGCGATCTGCCCTCCGCTCAGGACATGAACAGATTTGTGGGGCTGCAG AATACGTACATGGGCTATCTGGACTATAGGAAGAAGACCATAAAAGACCTTGGCATAAGCCCCAGCACGTGCTCTTTCAATCCCGGCGTGATTGTCGCCAACATGACGGAATGGAAGCATCAACGTATCACCAAACAACTGGAGAAATGGATGCAAAAAAATGTGGA GGAGAATCTCTACAGCAGCtccctgggaggaggggtggcCACCTCCCCGATGCTGATCGTGTTTCATGGGAAATACTCCACCATCAACCCCCTGTGGCACATACGGCACCTGG GCTGGAATCCAGATACCAGATATTCGGAGCATTTTCTGCAGGAAGCAAAATTACTCCACTGGAATGGAAGACATAAACCCTGGGACTTCCCTAGTGTTCACAACGACTTATGGGAAAGCTGGTTTGTTCCTGACCCCGCAGGGATATTTAAACTCAATCACCACAGCAGCTGA